Proteins from one Macrobrachium rosenbergii isolate ZJJX-2024 chromosome 14, ASM4041242v1, whole genome shotgun sequence genomic window:
- the LOC136845877 gene encoding uncharacterized protein yields MGQGASHPHPIVQEHRQPHWAMDTSSEPTHSPHQVRQRVQHQQQQREMREQLEREQENQLLQQEGIVDAGCCGSEAAASCSCGGGLTSTAAIYGTAASPDPATHHPVVVTPPRSLPHHHHHHHHHHRHQLQQAEAATLPTAAGSASGPSCASSGACSSSSNNGCGHWCSSCRVRVQVEVECVNGIEARPSPPRGGRLRTLTFPKRHRHKTKTPTRDLPAQPKKKKTPWTFRLNCRLRPSKSEPEPEASTSVGCGACMCPSLRRPEPELHTHHHHHHHVPHHHHLHHRHPSGQDSPSIASVGSGTASSPGGAVALRAPVIDLSRFNPDAYPIEDWDEQARQERAREMAEGVEPPPGFGSSHTLTPAHHALTHLQLQHQHQLQLQQAGAVTPLPLPYNSVLDLQLLLERSLRLGLGGPRSVAASISEETLLQQVGRLAGDGSLLQRTVHTQVDYIHCLVPDLLRITNCAFYWGKMDRYEAERLLDNRPEGTFLLRDSAQEEYLFSVSFRRYGRSLHARIEQWNHKFSFDSHDPGVFASDTVCGLIEHYKDPSCCMFFEPMLTNPLARTFPFPLQHLCRAVICSTTTYDGINSLLLPKSLNNYLKEYHYKQRVRVRRLDH; encoded by the coding sequence ATGGGCCAGGGGGCCAGCCATCCTCATCCTATAGTTCAAGAACATCGTCAACCACACTGGGCCATGGACACCTCATCTGAACCCACACACAGCCCACATCAAGTTCGGCAGAGGGTTCAGCATCAACAGCAACAACGGGAGATGCGAGAGCAACtggagagagaacaagagaatcAGCTTCTTCAGCAAGAAGGGATTGTGGATGCTGGATGCTGCGGGTCAGAAGCTGCTGCTTCTTGCAGCTGTGGTGGTGGTTTAACCTCAACTGCAGCCATATATGGAACAGCAGCAAGTCCTGACCCTGCTACTCACCATCCTGTTGTGGTGACACCACCACGAAGTCTccctcatcaccatcatcaccaccaccaccatcatcgaCATCAGCTACAGCAGGCTGAAGCGGCAACTCTTCCAACAGCTGCTGGTTCAGCGAGTGGACCCAGTTGTGCGTCATCAGGtgcttgtagtagtagtagtaataatggtTGTGGCCACTGGTGTTCTTCTTGCCGCGTTCGAGTACAAGTAGAAGTAGAATGTGTAAATGGAATAGAAGCTCGGCCATCGCCACCTCGGGGAGGCCGTTTACGCACTTTAACTTTCCCCAAGAGACATCGTCACAAGACCAAAACACCCACCAGAGATCTTCCTGCTCAacctaagaagaagaaaactccATGGACTTTCAGATTAAATTGTCGCTTGAGGCCTTCCAAGTCTGAACCCGAGCCTGAAGCTAGCACAAGCGTTGGGTGTGGTGCATGCATGTGTCCAAGTCTACGAAGGCCAGAGCCTGAGCTGCACAcgcatcaccaccaccaccaccacgttCCACATCATCACCACTTGCATCATCGTCATCCATCTGGACAAGATTCCCCTTCGATAGCTTCTGTGGGGTCTGGAACAGCTTCTAGTCCTGGTGGAGCAGTTGCTTTGAGGGCTCCAGTCATTGACCTTTCTAGATTTAATCCAGATGCTTATCCTATTGAAGACTGGGATGAACAAGCACGCCAGGAAAGAGCACGAGAAATGGCAGAGGGTGTAGAACCACCTCCAGGCTTCGGCTCAAGTCATACATTGACACCAGCACATCATGCTCTGACTCACCTTCAGTTGCAACATCAACATCAATTACAACTTCAGCAAGCCGGAGCAGTGACACCGCTACCTTTGCCCTACAATTCTGTCCTTGATTTGCAGTTGCTGTTAGAAAGATCTCTACGCCTTGGACTTGGAGGTCCTCGATCAGTAGCTGCGTCAATTTCAGAGGAAACTTTGCTACAGCAAGTAGGACGGCTTGCAGGTGATGGTTCATTACTCCAGCGAACAGTTCACACACAGGTTGATTATATTCACTGCCTTGTACCAGATCTGCTCAGAATCACGAACTGTGCTTTCTACTGGGGTAAAATGGACCGGTATGAGGCAGAGCGACTCCTTGACAACCGACCTGAAGGCACATTTTTACTAAGGGATTCGGCACAAGAAGAGTATTTGTTTTCGGTGTCTTTTAGGAGATATGGGAGATCCCTACATGCTCGAATTGAACAGTGGAATCACAAGTTTAGTTTTGATTCTCACGATCCAGGAGTATTTGCTTCAGATACTGTGTGTGGTCTTATCGAACATTATAAGGATCCGTCTTGTTGTATGTTCTTTGAACCTATGTTAACAAACCCCTTGGCACGTACATTCCCCTTCCCTCTGCAACATTTATGTCGAGCTGTTATCTGTTCCACCACCACATATGATGGCATCAACAGCCTCCTTCTTCCAAAGTCACTTAACAACTACCTCAAGGAATATCATTACAAACAGCGTGTGAGGGTACGTAGATTAGACCACTAG
- the Ctf4 gene encoding WD repeat and HMG-box DNA-binding protein 1, which produces MTSKKMRPTRYAHYEGHTDICYTDDGRYMITCGTDGEVRVFEGLDDDDCKTHVVAESAHAIAYRDGRFLVATDSNLVQAFTMDEGSPDGIITRFTAPASHIVVSQDNKLVACAGSDMLIKVHNAVAYKDTILTGHQAPVLSVAIDPKGEYVASSSCDGSVRVWDVKTTAVIASWAILPKTNNVSSSRTLCRLSWSKDGSFLCVPIEQEIRLYERDSWEIKHRLTDNSIKQTISVVAVSKCGAFIAGACMDGFIAIWNMANHQTILSEQHPKSLPICGLAWNPSGKKEVGFVNVDGQLGTIENFDDSHVPTNDSHSIQQNGMVNGVSNGEDFPPSDVDMNDDVDDEDEFSISKIKSKLGFADDEAGTYIGLPSADNPDIASKDADDETSSVITSKVEPPPAPVVQLPEVQKPFQPGMSPEFLNDRYMVWNNVGIVRQYTSEDESTIDVEFHDTSVHHALHLNNNAGHTMAALSNEALVLACEAQEDQPSKLVVQNFAAFGNSSKEWFVDMPSEEEIVAICIGTGWLAAATDKRNLRVFSTSGIQRDLINIPGAVVCLAAAEDQLMFIYHTGMGASGDQSMAAVILHINGGRHLSPMSCHVPLSPRSFLAWAGFSDEGTPVIMDSAGIVHIMHLKYGPNWTSILNTKNHTRGKSDHYFLIGVSETQSNVRCILCKGSRYPPVLPKPHVSLINMQVPICELETEKGGLEEKMIRTNLQLNTMERLNRLGFEVDHSKNEADKILKEAMIKLFALACRTERESRAVEVCQLMPSYHTVQLAIKYAGKLHRLQLAERLGEVASAKMEEEIERDTRERNRMADDFQLYGGGIGGGMRRYQNQESDEEVEEVQENTPEDESEEQGTHDNPLLAAAVRKEGSTPKSSMLVSPSTKNPFKKNTTPGSLSSKRGIDIIDQFRKSQKKEHTPVLRPLVKKQSKQTTLKKKAVEDDATTPSGKENKDENVQRALSPVKSINPFKKSDDNASQPVKSDASSEVPVKKKSALQLWFADNEDEVKLKFPDATEGELLAKAALVFKDVDNDTKQKYKNMAAAPPVTPVVATSLESTPTNEEKKRKMDEPDSQDPHVDKKLRGSGVQKLAAFAFNKS; this is translated from the exons ATGACATCCAAAAAGATGAGACCCACGCGGTACGCGCATTATGAAGGCCACACCGACATATGTTATACTGATGATGGCAG GTACATGATTACTTGTGGgactgatggagaagttcgtgtATTTGAAggacttgatgatgatgattgtaaaACCCACGTTGTAGCAGAAAGTGCCCATGCCATAGCTTACAGA GATGGTCGTTTTCTGGTGGCTACGGACAGTAATTTGGTGCAGGCATTCACAATGGATGAGGGATCACCTGATGGAATCATTACACGTTTTACAGCTCCTGCTTCTCACATTGTAGTTAGTCAAGATAACAAACTAGTGGCATGCGCTGGAAG TGACATGTTAATAAAAGTCCATAATGCAGTTGCATACAAAGATACCATATTGACTGGGCATCAGGCACCTGTCCTTTCTGTAGCTATTGATCCTAaag GTGAGTATGTCGCTTCTTCATCGTGTGATGGCAGTGTCAGGGTTTGGGATGTGAAAACTACTGCTGTCATTGCATCATGGGCCATTTTACCCAAAACTAATAATGTTTCTTCTTCGCGGACCCTGTGCCGTCTCTCATGGTCCAAGGATGGGAGTTTTCTCTGTGTTCCAATAGAGCAAGAGATCCGTTTGTATGAACGAGATTCTTGGGAAATTAAGCACAGATTGACAGATAATTCTATTAAGCAG ACCATTTCAGTTGTTGCAGTTTCAAAATGTGGCGCATTCATTGCTGGAGCCTGTATGGATGGATTCATTGCTATTTGGAATATGGCTAACCATCAAACCATCTTGAGTGAACAACATCCAAAGTCACTGCCAATATGTGGGTTAGCATGGAATCCAAGTGGAAAGAAAGAGGTTGGGTTTGTCAATGTGGATGGCCAGCTGGGAACAATTGAAAACTTTGATGATAGTCATGTCCCAACTAAT GATAGCCATAGTATTCAACAAAATGGAATGGTGAATGGGGTCAGTAATGGTGAAGACTTTCCGCCCTCGGATGTTGATATGAATGATGAcgtagatgatgaggatgagtTTTCCATCTCAAAGATCAAGTCTAAATTGGGCTTCGCTGATGATGAGGCAGGCACGTATATCGGACTACCATCTGCAGACAATCCAGATATTG CTTCCAAGGATGCAGATGATGAAACCTCAAGTGTCATTACCTCAAAAGTGGAACCTCCTCCAGCACCAGTTGTACAGCTCCCGGAAGTGCAAAAACCTTTCCAGCCTGGTATGTCACCAGAGTTTCTCAATGACAGATATATG GTGTGGAATAACGTTGGTATTGTTCGACAGTACACCAGTGAAGATGAAAGTACCATTGATGTGGAATTTCACGACACATCTGTCCACCATGCTTTACATCTTAACAATAATGCAGGCCACACTATGGCAGCATTATCTAATGAAGCTTTAGTGCTGGCATGTGAGGCACAAGAAGACCAACCAAG caAGTTAGTAGTGCAAAACTTTGCAGCCTTTGGTAACTCAAGTAAAGAGTGGTTTGTGGATATGCCATCAGAAGAAGAAATAGTTGCAATTTGTATCGGGACAGGATGGCTAGCAGCAGCAACAGATAAACGTAATCTTCGAGTATTTTCTACTTCTGGAATTCAGCGGGACTTAATCAACATTCCTGGAGCTGTTGTTTGTTTAGCTGCAGCAGAGGACCAGTTAATGTTCATTTACCACACTGGAATGG GTGCATCTGGTGACCAAAGTATGGCAGCAGTGATCTTGCACATAAATGGTGGTAGACATCTCTCCCCCATGTCCTGTCATGTTCCACTATCTCCTCGCTCATTCTTAGCTTGGGCTGGATTTTCCGATGAAGGAACCCCTGTAATAATGGATAGTGCAGGGATAGTCCACATCATGCACCTGAAATATGGCCCTAATTGGACAAGCATCTTGAATACCAAAAACCAC ACTCGTGGAAAGAGTGACCATTACTTCCTAATAGGAGTCAGTGAAACACAGAGTAATGTTCGGTGCATCTTGTGTAAAGGCAGCAGATATCCACCAGTTCTACCAAAACCTCATGTGTCCCTTATAAATATGCAG GTACCAATCTGTGAGCTAGAAACAGAAAAGGGAGGTTTAGAGGAGAAGATGATACGGACCAATCTTCAGCTCAATACTATGGAGAGACTGAATcgcctaggatttgaagttgacCATTCAAAGAATGAGGCAGACAAAATCTTGAAGGAGGCCATGATTAAACTGTTTGCA ctggCATGCCGTACAGAGAGAGAATCCCGAGCTGTGGAGGTCTGCCAACTGATGCCATCATATCATACAGTTCAGCTGGCAATCAAATATGCTGGTAAATTACATCGTTTACAGTTAGCAGAACGTTTGGGTGAAGTAGCTTCTGctaaaatggaagaggaaatcGAAAGGGATACTCGCGAGAGAAACAGAATGGCAGATGATTTTCAGTT GTATGGTGGCGGTATTGGCGGTGGAATGAGGAGGTATCAGAATCAAGAGTCAGATGAAGAGGTGGAAGAAGTCCAAGAAAATACTCcagaagatgaaagtgaagagCAAGGCACTCATG ataacccTCTATTGGCTGCTGCAGTTCGCAAGGAAGGCAGCACTCCCAAGTCAAGTATGTTAGTTTCTCcatcaactaaaaatcccttcAAGAAAAATACTACTCCTGGCTCACTAAGTAGCAAAAGAGGAATTGATATCATAGATCAGTTCAGGAAATCACAAAAGAAGGAACACACTCCTGTTCTGAGACCACTTGTTAAGAAAcag AGTAAACAGACCACATTAAAGAAGAAGGCTGTTGAAGATGATGCCACAACACCATCTGGCAaggaaaacaaagatgaaaatgtaCAGAGGGCATTGTCACCAGTTAAGTCCATAAACCCATTTAAGAAGTCTGACGACAATGCTTCGCAGCCTGTGAAGTCAGATGCTTCATCAGAAGTCCCAGTGAAAAAGAAATCTGCACTTCAGCTTTGGTTTGCTGATAATGAAGACGAAGTAAAGCTAAAGTTTCCAGATGCTACTGAAGGAGAACTCTTGGCAAAAGCTGCTCTGGTGTTTAAAGATGTAGATAATGACACAAAGCAG aaatacaaaaacatgGCAGCTGCTCCCCCTGTTACTCCAGTTGTAGCTACCTCTCTTGAGTCTACCCCTACcaatgaagagaagaagagaaaaatggatgAACCTGACAGTCAAGATCCACATGTAGACAAAAAACTCAGGGGATCAGGAGTACAGAAGTTGGCAGCATTTGCCTTTAATAAATCTTAA